A genomic stretch from Enterobacter dykesii includes:
- a CDS encoding helicase HerA-like C-terminal domain-containing protein: MSTPLLIARTLEKELYLLPAMANRHGLITGATGTGKTVTLQKLAESLSEIGVPVFMADVKGDLTGVAQEGTASEKLLERLKNIGITDWTPHNNPVVVWDIFGEKGHPVRATVSDLGPLLLARLLNLNDVQSGVLNIIFRIADDQGLLLLDFKDLRAITQYIGDNAKSFQNQYGNISSASVGAIQRGLLTLEQQGAEHFFGEPMLDIKDWMRTDSSGKGIINILSSEKLYQMPKLYAASLLWMLSELYEQLPEAGDLEKPKLVFFFDEAHLLFNDAPQVLLDKIEQVIRLIRSKGVGVWFVSQNPSDIPDNVLGQLGNRVQHALRAFTPKDQKAVKAAAQTMRANPAFDTEAAIQALGTGEALISFLDAKGSPSVVERAMVIAPCSRMGPVTDDERNGLINHSPVYGKYEDEVDRESAFEMLQKGVQATTESQDAPAAKGQSVAVDDGILGGLKDILFGSTGPRGGKRDGVVQTMAKSAARQVTNQIVRGMLGSLLGGRRR; this comes from the coding sequence ATGAGTACACCATTGTTAATTGCCAGGACGCTGGAAAAAGAGCTGTATTTGCTGCCCGCGATGGCGAACCGCCACGGTCTGATCACCGGAGCGACCGGGACGGGGAAAACCGTCACCCTGCAAAAGCTGGCGGAGTCGCTTTCGGAGATTGGCGTACCGGTCTTTATGGCTGACGTGAAAGGTGATTTAACCGGTGTGGCTCAGGAAGGGACGGCCTCTGAAAAACTGCTCGAACGGCTGAAAAATATTGGCATCACGGACTGGACGCCGCATAACAATCCGGTGGTAGTGTGGGATATCTTTGGTGAGAAAGGCCACCCGGTGCGCGCTACCGTCTCCGATCTCGGCCCGCTGCTGCTGGCCCGTCTGCTTAACCTCAACGACGTGCAGTCCGGCGTGCTGAATATTATCTTCCGCATTGCCGACGATCAGGGGCTGCTGCTGCTTGATTTCAAAGATCTGCGCGCCATTACGCAGTACATAGGCGATAACGCCAAATCCTTCCAGAATCAGTACGGCAATATCAGCAGCGCCTCAGTGGGAGCCATTCAGCGCGGGTTACTGACGCTGGAGCAACAGGGCGCCGAGCACTTCTTCGGCGAGCCGATGCTGGATATCAAAGACTGGATGCGCACCGACAGCAGCGGCAAAGGCATCATCAACATTCTGAGCTCCGAGAAGCTCTACCAGATGCCAAAGCTCTACGCCGCCAGCCTGCTGTGGATGCTCTCTGAGCTCTACGAACAGTTACCGGAAGCGGGCGATCTGGAAAAACCGAAGCTGGTGTTCTTCTTTGACGAAGCGCATTTGCTGTTTAACGATGCGCCGCAGGTATTGCTGGATAAGATTGAACAGGTCATTCGCCTGATCCGCTCCAAAGGGGTTGGCGTCTGGTTTGTGTCGCAAAACCCGTCGGATATCCCGGATAACGTGCTCGGTCAGCTTGGTAACCGCGTGCAGCACGCCCTGCGCGCCTTCACACCAAAAGATCAGAAAGCGGTGAAAGCCGCCGCGCAAACCATGCGCGCCAATCCGGCCTTTGATACCGAAGCGGCGATTCAGGCGTTAGGTACCGGTGAAGCGCTGATCTCGTTCCTTGATGCGAAGGGCAGCCCGTCCGTGGTGGAACGCGCCATGGTGATCGCGCCCTGCTCGCGCATGGGGCCCGTTACCGACGATGAACGCAACGGCCTGATTAACCACTCTCCGGTTTACGGAAAGTACGAAGACGAGGTGGATCGCGAGTCCGCGTTCGAGATGCTGCAAAAAGGGGTGCAGGCGACAACCGAATCGCAGGATGCGCCTGCCGCTAAAGGGCAGTCCGTCGCCGTGGATGACGGTATTCTCGGGGGGCTCAAAGACATCCTGTTCGGCAGCACCGGGCCGCGCGGCGGCAAGCGCGACGGCGTGGTACAGACCATGGCGAAAAGCGCGGCGCGGCAGGTCACCAATCAAATCGTGCGCGGCATGCTGGGGAGTTTGTTAGGCGGCCGTCGCCGGTAG
- a CDS encoding TIGR01212 family radical SAM protein (This family includes YhcC from E. coli K-12, an uncharacterized radical SAM protein.) → MQLQKLVNMFGGDLLQRYGQKVHKLTLHGGFSCPNRDGTIGRGGCTFCNVASFADEAQQHKSIAEQLAHQASLVNRAKQYLAYFQAYTSTWAEVQVLRSMYQQAVSQASIVGLCVGTRPDCVPDAVLDLLSEYKEQGYEIWLELGLQTAHDKTLHRINRGHDFACYQRTTRLARERGLKVCSHLIVGLPGEGQQHGLETLEKVVETGVDGIKLHPLHIVTGSIMAKAWEAGRLSGIELEDYTVTAGEMIRHTPPEIVYHRISASARRPTLLAPLWCENRWTGMVEIDRYLQENGVQGSALGTPWVPRLPATAA, encoded by the coding sequence ATGCAGTTACAGAAATTAGTCAATATGTTTGGTGGGGATCTTTTGCAGCGGTACGGGCAAAAGGTTCATAAGCTGACGCTGCATGGCGGGTTTAGCTGCCCGAATCGCGATGGCACCATCGGGCGCGGCGGCTGCACCTTCTGTAACGTTGCGTCCTTTGCTGACGAAGCCCAGCAGCATAAATCTATCGCTGAACAACTTGCCCATCAGGCCAGCCTGGTGAACCGCGCGAAGCAGTATCTGGCCTATTTTCAGGCCTACACCAGCACGTGGGCGGAGGTGCAGGTGCTGCGCTCTATGTATCAGCAGGCCGTCAGCCAGGCCAGCATCGTTGGGCTGTGCGTGGGCACGCGCCCGGACTGCGTACCGGACGCGGTGCTGGACCTGCTCAGCGAGTACAAAGAACAAGGCTACGAGATCTGGCTGGAGCTGGGCTTACAGACCGCACATGACAAAACGCTGCACCGTATTAACCGTGGCCATGATTTCGCCTGCTACCAGCGCACCACGCGCCTGGCCCGCGAGCGTGGGCTGAAGGTCTGTTCACACCTGATTGTTGGGTTACCCGGTGAAGGTCAACAGCATGGCCTTGAAACGCTGGAAAAGGTGGTTGAGACCGGCGTGGACGGCATTAAGCTGCACCCGCTGCATATCGTTACTGGAAGCATTATGGCGAAAGCCTGGGAGGCCGGGCGGTTAAGCGGAATTGAGCTTGAGGACTATACGGTGACGGCGGGGGAGATGATTCGCCACACGCCGCCGGAAATCGTCTACCACCGCATCTCGGCCAGCGCCCGCCGTCCAACGCTTCTGGCTCCGCTATGGTGTGAGAACCGCTGGACGGGGATGGTGGAAATTGACCGCTATCTGCAGGAGAACGGTGTGCAGGGTTCGGCGCTGGGAACGCCGTGGGTTCCCCGTCTACCGGCGACGGCCGCCTAA
- the gltB gene encoding glutamate synthase large subunit: MLYDKSLEKDNCGFGLIAHIEGEPSHKVVRTAIHALARMQHRGAILADGKTGDGCGLLLQKPDRFFRIVAEERGWRLAKNYAVGMLFLNQDPEKAAASRRIVEEELQRETLSIVGWRDVPTNEGVLGEIALSSLPRIEQIFVNAPAGWRPRDMERRLFIARRRIEKRLQDDKEFYVCSLSNLVNIYKGLCMPADLPRFYLDLADLRLESAICLFHQRFSTNTVPRWPLAQPFRYLAHNGEINTITGNRQWARARTYKFQTPLIPDLHDAAPFVNETGSDSSSMDNMLELLLAGGMDIVRAMRLLVPPAWQNNPDMDPELRAFFDFNSMHMEPWDGPAGIVMSDGRFAACNLDRNGLRPARYVITKDKLITCASEVGIWDYQPDEVVEKGRVGPGELMVIDTRGGRILHSAETDHDLKSRHPYKEWMEKNVRRLVPFEDLSDEEVGRRELDDDTLASYQKQFNYSAEELDSVIRVLGENGQEAVGSMGDDTPFAVLSSQPRIIYDYFRQQFAQVTNPPIDPLREAHVMSLATSIGREMNVFCEAEGQAHRLTFKSPILLYSDFKQLTTMKEEHYRADTLDITFDVTEASLEETVNALCDKAEQMVRNGTVLLVLSDRNIAKNRLPVPAPMAVGAIQTRLVDKSLRCDANIIVETASARDPHHFAVLLGFGATAIYPYLAYETLARLVDTRAIDKDYRAVMLNYRNGINKGLYKIMSKMGISTIASYRCSKLFEAVGLHDEVANLCFQGVVSRIGGAGFADFQQDLVNLSKRAWLARKPLDQGGLLKYVHGGEYHAYNPDVVRTLQQAVQSGEYSDYQQYAELVNNRPAATLRDLIALNPGDEAVSIDEVEPASELFKRFDTAAMSIGALSPEAHEALAEAMNSIGGNSNSGEGGEDPARYGTNKVSRIKQVASGRFGVTPAYLVNADVIQIKVAQGAKPGEGGQLPGDKVTPYIAKLRYSVPGVTLISPPPHHDIYSIEDLAQLIFDLKQVNPKAMISVKLVSEPGVGTIATGVAKAYADLITIAGYDGGTGASPLSSVKYAGCPWELGLVETQQALVANGLRHKIRLQVDGGLKTGLDIIKAAILGAESFGFGTGPMVALGCKYLRICHLNNCATGVATQDEKLRKNHYHGLPFKVTNYFEFIARETRELMAQLGVKRLVDLIGRTDLLKELEGFTAKQQKLELSKLLETAQPHPGKAVYCTENNPPFDNGVLNAQLLQQAKPFVDDKQSKTFWFDIRNTDRSVGASLSGYIAQTHGDQGLAADPITAHFSGTAGQSFGVWNAGGVELYLTGDANDYVGKGMAGGLLAVRPPVGSAFRSHEASIIGNTCLYGATGGRLFAAGRAGERFAVRNSGAITVVEGIGDNGCEYMTGGIVCVLGKTGVNFGAGMTGGFAYVLDEDGEFRKRVNPELVEVLDVDTLAIHEEHLRGLITEHVQHTGSSRGEEILANWPAFSAKFALVKPKSSDVKALLGHRSRSAAELRVQAQ; the protein is encoded by the coding sequence ATGTTGTACGATAAATCCCTTGAGAAGGATAACTGTGGTTTCGGCCTGATCGCCCACATAGAAGGCGAACCTAGCCACAAGGTAGTGCGTACCGCTATTCACGCACTGGCCCGTATGCAGCACCGTGGCGCTATTCTTGCCGATGGTAAAACCGGCGACGGTTGCGGCCTGCTGCTGCAAAAACCGGATCGTTTCTTCCGCATCGTGGCGGAAGAGCGCGGCTGGCGTTTAGCCAAAAACTACGCTGTCGGCATGCTGTTCCTGAACCAGGATCCTGAAAAGGCTGCCGCCTCACGCCGCATCGTCGAAGAAGAACTTCAGCGTGAAACCCTGTCGATTGTCGGCTGGCGCGATGTGCCAACCAACGAAGGGGTGCTCGGTGAAATCGCCCTCTCCTCGCTGCCTCGTATTGAACAGATTTTCGTCAACGCGCCTGCGGGCTGGCGTCCGCGTGATATGGAACGCCGTCTGTTTATCGCCCGCCGCCGCATTGAAAAACGTCTCCAGGACGATAAAGAGTTCTACGTCTGTAGCCTCTCTAACCTGGTGAACATCTATAAAGGTCTGTGTATGCCGGCTGACCTGCCGCGCTTCTACCTGGACCTGGCGGACCTGCGTCTGGAATCGGCCATTTGCCTGTTCCACCAGCGCTTCTCCACCAACACCGTTCCACGCTGGCCGCTGGCTCAGCCGTTCCGCTACCTGGCGCATAACGGCGAGATTAACACCATCACCGGTAACCGCCAGTGGGCCCGCGCCCGTACCTATAAGTTCCAGACGCCGCTGATCCCTGACCTGCACGATGCCGCGCCGTTCGTGAACGAAACCGGCTCTGACTCCAGCTCCATGGATAACATGCTGGAACTGCTGCTGGCGGGCGGGATGGACATCGTGCGCGCCATGCGTCTGCTCGTGCCACCGGCCTGGCAGAACAACCCGGATATGGACCCTGAGCTGCGCGCGTTCTTCGACTTCAACTCCATGCACATGGAGCCGTGGGACGGCCCGGCGGGCATCGTCATGTCCGACGGCCGTTTTGCCGCCTGTAACCTGGACCGTAACGGTCTGCGCCCGGCGCGCTACGTCATCACCAAAGACAAGCTCATCACCTGCGCCTCTGAAGTCGGTATCTGGGATTACCAGCCTGACGAAGTGGTCGAGAAGGGCCGCGTCGGCCCGGGCGAGCTGATGGTTATCGACACCCGCGGCGGGCGCATTCTGCACTCTGCCGAAACCGATCACGATCTGAAAAGCCGCCATCCGTACAAAGAGTGGATGGAAAAAAACGTGCGTCGCCTCGTGCCGTTCGAAGATTTATCGGATGAAGAAGTGGGCCGCCGCGAGCTGGACGATGACACCCTCGCCAGCTACCAGAAGCAATTTAACTACAGCGCGGAAGAGCTGGACTCCGTTATTCGCGTGCTCGGTGAAAACGGCCAGGAAGCGGTCGGCTCCATGGGTGATGACACCCCGTTTGCCGTGCTCTCCAGCCAGCCGCGCATCATCTATGACTATTTCCGTCAGCAGTTCGCGCAGGTGACCAACCCGCCGATCGACCCGCTGCGCGAAGCGCACGTGATGTCGCTGGCCACCAGCATCGGTCGCGAGATGAACGTCTTCTGCGAGGCCGAAGGCCAGGCGCACCGTCTGACCTTTAAATCGCCGATCCTGCTGTACTCCGATTTCAAACAGCTCACCACCATGAAAGAGGAGCACTACCGCGCCGACACGCTCGATATTACCTTCGACGTGACCGAAGCGAGCCTCGAAGAGACGGTGAATGCGCTGTGTGACAAAGCCGAACAGATGGTGCGTAACGGTACCGTTCTGCTGGTGCTGTCCGACCGCAATATCGCGAAAAACCGTCTGCCGGTGCCTGCCCCGATGGCGGTCGGCGCTATCCAGACGCGTCTGGTCGACAAGAGCCTGCGCTGTGACGCCAACATCATTGTGGAAACCGCCAGCGCACGCGACCCGCACCACTTTGCCGTGCTGTTAGGCTTTGGCGCGACGGCGATTTACCCGTACCTGGCCTACGAAACGCTGGCCCGTCTGGTGGATACCCGCGCGATCGACAAAGATTACCGCGCGGTGATGCTGAACTACCGTAACGGCATCAATAAAGGCCTGTACAAGATCATGTCCAAAATGGGCATCTCGACCATTGCCTCCTACCGCTGTTCGAAGCTGTTTGAAGCGGTCGGCCTGCATGACGAGGTCGCCAACCTCTGCTTCCAGGGCGTGGTCAGCCGCATCGGCGGCGCCGGTTTTGCTGACTTCCAGCAGGATCTGGTGAACCTGTCCAAACGCGCGTGGCTGGCACGTAAGCCGCTGGATCAGGGCGGTCTGCTGAAATACGTTCACGGCGGCGAATACCACGCCTACAACCCGGACGTGGTGCGCACGCTGCAGCAGGCGGTTCAGAGCGGTGAATACAGCGATTACCAGCAGTACGCTGAGCTGGTAAACAACCGTCCGGCGGCAACGCTGCGCGACCTCATTGCCCTCAATCCGGGCGATGAAGCGGTCAGCATTGACGAGGTTGAGCCTGCATCCGAACTGTTCAAACGCTTCGATACCGCGGCGATGTCCATCGGCGCGCTGAGCCCGGAAGCCCACGAAGCGCTGGCGGAAGCCATGAACAGCATCGGCGGCAACTCCAACTCCGGCGAAGGCGGTGAAGATCCGGCGCGTTACGGCACCAACAAAGTGTCCCGTATCAAGCAGGTGGCATCCGGTCGCTTTGGCGTGACGCCTGCGTACCTGGTCAACGCCGACGTGATCCAGATTAAAGTCGCTCAGGGTGCGAAACCGGGCGAAGGCGGCCAGCTGCCGGGTGATAAAGTTACCCCGTACATCGCCAAACTGCGCTATTCCGTGCCGGGCGTGACGCTGATCTCCCCGCCGCCGCACCACGATATCTACTCTATCGAGGACCTGGCGCAGCTGATTTTCGACCTGAAGCAGGTCAATCCGAAGGCGATGATCTCCGTGAAGCTGGTTTCCGAACCGGGCGTCGGCACCATTGCGACCGGCGTGGCGAAAGCCTATGCGGATCTCATCACCATCGCCGGCTACGACGGCGGCACCGGCGCAAGCCCACTCTCCTCCGTGAAATACGCGGGCTGCCCGTGGGAGCTTGGCCTGGTGGAAACCCAGCAGGCGCTGGTGGCTAACGGTCTGCGTCACAAGATCCGCCTGCAGGTTGACGGTGGCCTGAAAACCGGCCTCGACATCATCAAAGCGGCGATCCTCGGGGCGGAAAGCTTCGGCTTCGGTACCGGCCCAATGGTTGCGCTCGGCTGTAAATACCTGCGTATTTGCCACCTGAACAACTGCGCAACCGGCGTTGCTACCCAGGACGAGAAGCTGCGTAAGAACCACTATCACGGTCTGCCGTTCAAAGTGACCAACTACTTTGAGTTCATCGCCCGCGAAACCCGCGAGCTGATGGCGCAGCTGGGCGTGAAACGTCTGGTGGACCTGATTGGCCGTACCGACCTGTTGAAAGAGCTGGAAGGCTTCACGGCCAAGCAGCAGAAGCTGGAGCTGAGCAAGCTGCTGGAAACCGCGCAGCCTCATCCTGGCAAAGCGGTCTACTGCACCGAGAACAACCCGCCGTTTGATAACGGCGTGCTGAACGCACAGCTGCTGCAGCAGGCGAAGCCGTTCGTAGACGACAAGCAGAGCAAAACGTTCTGGTTTGATATCCGCAACACCGACCGTTCCGTGGGTGCCTCCCTTTCCGGCTACATCGCGCAGACGCACGGTGACCAAGGGCTGGCAGCAGATCCAATTACCGCGCACTTCAGCGGTACCGCGGGTCAGAGCTTCGGCGTATGGAACGCAGGTGGTGTTGAGCTGTATCTGACCGGCGATGCCAACGACTACGTCGGTAAAGGCATGGCGGGCGGTCTGCTGGCGGTGCGTCCTCCGGTTGGCTCAGCCTTCCGCAGCCATGAAGCCAGCATCATCGGTAACACCTGTCTGTACGGCGCGACCGGCGGTCGTCTGTTTGCAGCAGGCCGTGCGGGCGAGCGTTTTGCAGTGCGTAACTCCGGTGCTATAACCGTGGTGGAAGGCATTGGCGATAACGGCTGCGAATACATGACGGGCGGGATTGTTTGCGTTCTGGGTAAAACCGGCGTGAACTTCGGCGCGGGCATGACGGGCGGTTTTGCGTACGTCCTGGATGAAGACGGTGAGTTCCGCAAACGCGTGAACCCGGAGCTGGTGGAAGTGCTGGACGTTGATACGCTGGCCATTCACGAAGAACACCTGCGCGGTTTGATTACCGAACACGTGCAGCATACCGGTTCTTCGCGCGGCGAAGAGATCCTGGCGAACTGGCCGGCGTTCTCTGCGAAATTCGCGCTGGTTAAGCCGAAGTCCAGCGATGTTAAAGCCCTGTTGGGTCACCGTAGTCGTAGCGCAGCAGAGCTGCGCGTGCAGGCGCAGTAA
- the gltD gene encoding glutamate synthase subunit GltD has translation MSQNVYQFIDLQRVDPPKKPLKIRKIEFVEIYEPFSEGQAKAQADRCLSCGNPYCEWKCPVHNYIPNWLKLANEGRIFEAAELSHQTNTLPEVCGRVCPQDRLCEGSCTLNDEFGAVTIGNIERYINDKAFEMGWRPDMTGVKQTDKRVAIIGAGPAGLACADVLTRNGVKAVVFDRHPEIGGLLTFGIPAFKLEKEVMTRRREIFTGMGIEFKLNVEVGRDVQLDDLLKDYDAVFLGVGTYQSMRGGLENEDAPGVFDALPFLIANTKQIMGYGETADEPFVSMEGKRVVVLGGGDTAMDCVRTSIRQNAAHVICAYRRDEENMPGSKREVKNAREEGVEFQFNIQPLGIEVNANGKVSGVKMARTEMGAPDAKGRRRAEIVAGSEHVIPADAVVMAFGFRPHSMEWLAKHSVELDSQGRVIAPEGSDNAFQTSNPKIFAGGDIVRGSDLVVTAIAEGRKAADGILNYLEV, from the coding sequence ATGAGCCAGAACGTATACCAGTTTATCGACCTGCAGCGTGTTGATCCGCCAAAGAAACCGCTGAAGATCCGCAAAATTGAATTTGTTGAAATCTACGAGCCGTTTTCAGAAGGCCAGGCCAAGGCACAGGCAGACCGCTGCCTGTCCTGCGGTAACCCTTACTGCGAATGGAAATGCCCGGTACACAACTACATCCCGAACTGGCTGAAGCTGGCCAACGAAGGGCGTATTTTTGAAGCCGCCGAGCTGTCTCACCAGACCAACACCCTGCCGGAAGTGTGCGGCCGCGTGTGCCCTCAGGACCGTCTGTGTGAAGGCTCCTGTACGCTGAACGACGAGTTCGGTGCGGTGACCATCGGCAACATCGAGCGCTATATCAACGATAAAGCGTTCGAAATGGGCTGGCGTCCGGACATGACCGGCGTGAAGCAAACCGACAAGCGCGTGGCAATCATCGGCGCGGGCCCGGCGGGCCTGGCCTGTGCGGACGTGCTGACCCGCAACGGCGTGAAGGCGGTGGTCTTTGACCGCCATCCGGAAATCGGCGGTCTGCTGACCTTCGGCATCCCGGCCTTCAAGCTGGAAAAAGAGGTCATGACCCGTCGCCGTGAAATCTTCACCGGCATGGGCATTGAGTTCAAACTGAACGTGGAAGTGGGACGCGACGTGCAGCTCGACGACCTGCTGAAGGATTACGACGCCGTGTTCCTGGGCGTGGGCACCTATCAGTCCATGCGCGGCGGTCTGGAGAACGAAGACGCGCCGGGCGTGTTTGACGCGCTGCCGTTCCTGATTGCCAACACCAAGCAGATCATGGGCTACGGCGAAACCGCCGACGAGCCGTTCGTCAGCATGGAAGGCAAACGCGTGGTGGTGCTGGGCGGCGGTGATACCGCGATGGACTGCGTGCGTACCTCCATTCGTCAGAATGCGGCACACGTGATCTGCGCCTACCGTCGTGACGAAGAGAACATGCCGGGCTCTAAGCGCGAAGTGAAAAACGCGCGTGAAGAGGGCGTGGAGTTCCAGTTCAACATCCAGCCTCTGGGTATTGAAGTGAATGCCAACGGTAAAGTGAGCGGCGTGAAGATGGCGCGCACTGAGATGGGCGCACCGGATGCGAAAGGCCGTCGTCGCGCCGAGATCGTAGCCGGTTCTGAGCACGTGATCCCGGCCGATGCCGTGGTGATGGCGTTCGGTTTCCGTCCTCACAGCATGGAATGGCTGGCGAAGCACAGCGTTGAGCTGGATTCGCAGGGCCGCGTGATTGCGCCAGAAGGCAGCGACAACGCATTCCAGACCAGCAACCCGAAAATCTTCGCCGGTGGCGATATCGTTCGCGGTTCTGACCTGGTGGTCACGGCGATTGCCGAAGGTCGTAAAGCGGCTGACGGGATCCTGAACTACCTGGAAGTGTAA
- the sspB gene encoding ClpXP protease specificity-enhancing factor, which produces MEMSQLTPRRPYLLRAFYEWLLDNQLTPHLVVDVTLPGVLVPMEYARDGQIVLNIAPRAVGNLELANDEVRFNARFGGVPRQVSVPLAAVLAIYARENGAGTMFEPEAAYDEDVASLNDDNASDERESDTVMSLIDGDKPDHHDDNDPDDDPPPRGGRPALRVVK; this is translated from the coding sequence GTGGAAATGTCACAACTTACCCCACGCCGTCCTTATCTGCTGCGCGCCTTCTATGAATGGCTGCTGGATAACCAGCTCACGCCGCACCTGGTTGTGGATGTGACGTTGCCGGGCGTGCTGGTTCCAATGGAATACGCGCGTGACGGACAAATCGTACTGAACATCGCGCCGCGCGCGGTGGGCAACCTGGAGCTGGCAAACGATGAAGTGCGCTTCAACGCGCGTTTCGGCGGCGTGCCGCGTCAGGTTTCCGTGCCGCTGGCAGCCGTGCTGGCCATCTACGCGCGTGAAAACGGTGCGGGTACCATGTTCGAGCCGGAAGCGGCGTATGATGAAGATGTTGCCAGCCTGAATGATGACAACGCATCCGACGAGCGCGAAAGCGACACGGTGATGTCACTTATCGATGGTGATAAACCCGATCATCACGACGACAATGACCCTGATGACGATCCGCCTCCGCGCGGTGGTCGTCCGGCTCTTCGCGTCGTGAAATAA
- the sspA gene encoding stringent starvation protein SspA produces the protein MAVAANKRSVMTLFSGPTDIYSHQVRIVLAEKGVSFEIEHVEKDNPPQDLIDLNPSQSVPTLVDRELTLWESRIIMEYLDERFPHPPLMPVYPVARGESRLYMQRIEKDWYSLMNVITSGSASEADAARKQLREELLAIAPVFGQKPFFLSDEFSLVDCYLAPLLWRLPTLGVEFSGPGAKELKGYMTRVFERDSFLASLTEPEREMRLGRG, from the coding sequence ATGGCTGTCGCTGCCAACAAACGTTCGGTAATGACGCTGTTTTCTGGTCCTACTGACATTTATAGCCATCAGGTTCGTATCGTGCTGGCCGAGAAAGGTGTCAGTTTTGAGATCGAGCATGTGGAAAAGGATAACCCGCCTCAGGATCTGATCGATCTCAACCCGAGCCAAAGCGTACCGACGCTGGTGGATCGCGAGCTGACCCTGTGGGAATCCCGTATCATTATGGAATATCTGGATGAGCGTTTCCCGCATCCGCCACTGATGCCTGTTTACCCTGTCGCGCGTGGTGAAAGCCGCCTGTACATGCAGCGTATCGAAAAAGACTGGTACTCGCTGATGAACGTAATTACCAGCGGTTCCGCTTCTGAAGCTGACGCTGCACGTAAGCAACTGCGTGAAGAGCTGCTGGCAATCGCCCCTGTGTTTGGTCAGAAACCATTCTTCCTGAGCGATGAGTTCAGCCTGGTGGATTGCTACCTGGCACCGCTGCTGTGGCGTCTGCCAACCCTGGGCGTAGAGTTCAGCGGTCCTGGCGCGAAAGAGCTGAAGGGTTATATGACTCGCGTATTTGAACGCGACTCTTTCCTGGCATCTTTAACTGAACCGGAACGTGAAATGCGTCTCGGCCGAGGCTAA
- the rpsI gene encoding 30S ribosomal protein S9, with amino-acid sequence MAENQYYGTGRRKSSAARVFIKPGSGKIVINQRSLEQYFGRETARMVVRQPLELVDMVEKLDLYITVKGGGISGQAGAIRHGITRALMEYDESLRSELRKAGFVTRDARQVERKKVGLRKARRRPQFSKR; translated from the coding sequence ATGGCTGAAAATCAATACTACGGCACTGGTCGCCGCAAAAGTTCCGCAGCTCGCGTTTTCATCAAACCGGGCAGTGGTAAAATCGTAATCAACCAGCGTTCTCTGGAACAATACTTCGGTCGTGAAACTGCCCGCATGGTAGTTCGCCAGCCGCTGGAACTGGTTGACATGGTAGAAAAACTGGATCTGTACATCACCGTTAAAGGTGGTGGTATCTCCGGTCAGGCAGGTGCGATCCGTCACGGTATCACCCGCGCTCTGATGGAGTACGACGAATCCCTGCGTTCTGAACTGCGTAAAGCTGGCTTCGTTACTCGTGACGCGCGTCAGGTTGAACGTAAGAAAGTGGGTCTGCGTAAAGCACGTCGTCGTCCACAGTTCTCCAAACGTTAA
- the rplM gene encoding 50S ribosomal protein L13 — protein sequence MKTFTAKPETVQRDWYVVDATGKTLGRLATELARRLRGKHKAEYTPHVDTGDYIIVLNADKVAVTGNKRTDKMYYHHTGHIGGIKEATFEEMIARRPERVIEIAVKGMLPKGPLGRAMFRKLKVYAGNEHNHAAQQPQVLDI from the coding sequence ATGAAAACTTTTACAGCTAAACCAGAAACCGTACAGCGCGACTGGTATGTTGTTGACGCGACCGGTAAAACTCTGGGCCGTCTGGCTACTGAACTGGCTCGTCGCCTGCGCGGTAAGCATAAAGCGGAATACACTCCGCACGTTGATACCGGTGATTACATCATCGTTCTGAACGCTGATAAAGTTGCTGTAACCGGCAACAAGCGTACTGACAAAATGTACTACCACCACACCGGCCACATCGGTGGTATCAAAGAAGCGACCTTTGAAGAGATGATTGCCCGCCGTCCTGAGCGTGTGATTGAAATCGCGGTTAAAGGCATGCTGCCAAAAGGCCCGCTGGGTCGTGCTATGTTCCGTAAACTGAAAGTTTACGCAGGCAACGAGCACAACCACGCGGCACAGCAACCGCAAGTTCTTGACATCTAA